One genomic segment of Roseovarius carneus includes these proteins:
- a CDS encoding aromatic ring-hydroxylating oxygenase subunit alpha, with protein sequence MTHLTDLSRVRRPVESANGLPNAHYIDPAVFEEESHALLFTQWAGLAVAADVPEPGDAVPMDFMGQPLLLLRDKDGAVRVFQNICRHRGMILVEEPRKIEGAIRCPYHSWCYSTKGDLVSTPHVGGPGQNTHASIKRNELGLNEVRSHIWRDIVWINLSGAAPAFEVAMADIIARWAEFDLPLHHGGPSSRFQLEVACNWKLAVENYCESYHLPWVHPGLNSYSRLEDHYHIEAPEEYSGQGTLVYRQLSDEDGNKFPDFEGVGAKWNEQAEYVAVYPNVLLGVHRDHAFAIILEPKGPGHTVEHVHLYYAEDGTPEGLRARNAQLWKTVFEEDIFVVEGMQKGRRVAGFDGGRFSPVMDSPTHCFHAWVAGKVLGHRAADSAQAAE encoded by the coding sequence ATGACCCACCTCACCGACCTGAGCCGCGTCCGCCGCCCCGTCGAAAGCGCCAATGGCCTGCCCAACGCCCATTACATCGACCCCGCCGTGTTTGAAGAAGAAAGCCACGCACTCCTTTTCACCCAGTGGGCGGGCCTTGCCGTTGCCGCCGATGTGCCCGAGCCTGGCGATGCCGTGCCCATGGATTTCATGGGTCAGCCGCTTTTGCTCTTGCGTGACAAGGACGGTGCGGTGCGGGTCTTTCAGAACATCTGCCGCCACCGGGGGATGATCCTCGTGGAGGAGCCGCGCAAGATCGAAGGCGCGATCCGCTGCCCCTATCATTCATGGTGCTATTCCACGAAGGGCGATCTGGTCTCAACCCCGCATGTGGGTGGCCCCGGTCAGAACACGCATGCCTCGATCAAACGCAATGAGCTTGGCCTCAATGAGGTCCGCTCCCATATCTGGCGCGATATCGTGTGGATCAACCTCTCGGGCGCGGCACCCGCGTTTGAGGTCGCGATGGCCGATATCATCGCCCGCTGGGCAGAGTTCGATCTGCCGCTTCATCATGGCGGTCCCAGCAGCCGGTTTCAGCTTGAAGTCGCCTGCAACTGGAAGCTCGCGGTCGAGAACTATTGCGAGAGCTATCACCTGCCTTGGGTGCATCCCGGCCTCAACAGCTATTCGCGGCTGGAGGATCATTACCATATCGAAGCGCCCGAGGAATATTCCGGCCAAGGCACGCTCGTATACCGCCAGCTCAGTGATGAGGATGGCAACAAATTTCCCGACTTTGAAGGGGTTGGTGCAAAATGGAACGAGCAGGCGGAGTATGTCGCCGTCTATCCCAACGTCCTTCTCGGCGTGCACCGCGATCATGCCTTCGCCATCATCCTTGAGCCCAAAGGGCCGGGCCACACGGTTGAGCACGTCCACCTCTATTACGCAGAGGACGGCACGCCCGAAGGTCTGCGCGCGCGCAACGCGCAACTTTGGAAAACCGTGTTCGAGGAGGATATCTTCGTCGTCGAAGGTATGCAGAAAGGCCGCCGCGTGGCCGGGTTCGACGGCGGGCGTTTCTCCCCCGTGATGGACAGCCCAACACATTGCTTTCACGCATGGGTCGCGGGCAAGGTGCTCGGCCACCGCGCGGCAGACAGCGCTCAAGCGGCGGAATGA
- a CDS encoding acetolactate synthase 3 large subunit, with amino-acid sequence MTRQMTGAKMVVQALRDQGVDTVFGYPGGAVLPIYDEVFQQNDIKHILVRHEQGAVHAAEGYARASGKPGVVLVTSGPGATNAVTGLTDALMDSIPIVVLTGQVPTFMIGSDAFQEADTVGITRPCTKHNWLVKETEKLSGVIHEAFHVSTTGRPGPVLVDIPKDVQFASGTYTPKGKAKVSRYQPQVKGDMEAITELVAAMETAKRPLFYTGGGVINSGPAASQLLRELVDATGIPITSTLMGLGAYPASGEHWLGMLGMHGLYEANMAMHDCDLMINIGARFDDRITGRLDAFSPGSKKAHIDIDPSSINKVIKADIPIVGDVGHVLEDMLNVWKSRGRKVNSEGIVKWRGKIDTWRKVDCLKFEQKGSVIKPQHALARLEALTKKYDRYVCTEVGQHQMWAAQYIGFDGPNRWMTSGGLGTMGYGFPASIGVQMAHPEALVINVAGEASWLMNMQEMGTAVQFRLPVKQFILNNERLGMVRQWQELLHGERYSHSWSEALPDFVKLAEAFGAKGILCSDPADLDDAIMEMVEHDGPVIFDCLVTRHENCFPMIPSGKAHNEMLLGEADTQGVIDAKGSVLV; translated from the coding sequence ATGACACGTCAGATGACCGGAGCGAAAATGGTGGTTCAGGCCCTTAGGGATCAGGGCGTGGACACGGTATTCGGCTATCCCGGCGGTGCTGTGCTACCGATTTATGACGAGGTGTTTCAGCAAAACGATATCAAACATATCCTCGTGCGCCACGAACAAGGTGCGGTCCACGCGGCAGAAGGATATGCGCGCGCGTCCGGCAAGCCCGGTGTGGTCCTCGTGACCTCCGGCCCCGGTGCCACGAACGCGGTGACGGGCCTGACCGATGCTTTGATGGATTCAATCCCGATCGTGGTGCTCACCGGACAGGTACCAACATTCATGATTGGCTCGGACGCCTTTCAGGAGGCCGACACCGTTGGCATCACCCGCCCCTGCACCAAGCATAACTGGCTGGTGAAGGAGACCGAGAAGCTCTCGGGCGTGATCCATGAGGCCTTCCACGTGTCCACCACGGGCCGCCCCGGACCCGTTTTGGTGGACATCCCCAAGGACGTGCAATTCGCCTCCGGCACCTACACGCCCAAGGGCAAAGCCAAGGTCAGCCGCTATCAGCCGCAGGTCAAAGGCGACATGGAGGCGATCACCGAGCTTGTGGCCGCGATGGAAACCGCCAAACGCCCGCTCTTTTACACAGGCGGCGGCGTGATCAACTCGGGCCCCGCCGCAAGCCAGCTTCTGCGCGAACTTGTGGACGCGACAGGCATCCCAATCACCTCGACCTTGATGGGTCTCGGTGCCTATCCGGCAAGTGGCGAGCATTGGCTCGGCATGCTGGGGATGCACGGGCTTTATGAAGCGAACATGGCGATGCATGATTGCGATCTGATGATCAATATCGGCGCGCGGTTCGACGACCGCATCACGGGGCGTCTGGATGCGTTCTCGCCCGGCTCCAAAAAAGCCCATATCGACATTGACCCCTCCTCCATCAACAAGGTGATCAAGGCCGACATCCCAATCGTCGGGGATGTGGGCCATGTGCTTGAGGATATGCTGAACGTGTGGAAATCACGCGGGCGCAAAGTGAACAGCGAAGGCATCGTCAAATGGCGCGGCAAGATTGACACCTGGCGCAAGGTGGATTGCCTGAAGTTTGAGCAAAAAGGCTCGGTGATCAAGCCGCAGCACGCGCTGGCCCGGCTTGAGGCGCTGACCAAGAAATATGACCGCTATGTCTGCACCGAAGTGGGCCAGCATCAGATGTGGGCCGCGCAATATATCGGCTTTGACGGCCCGAACCGCTGGATGACCTCCGGGGGCCTCGGCACCATGGGCTACGGCTTCCCGGCCTCCATCGGGGTGCAAATGGCGCATCCCGAGGCGCTGGTGATCAACGTGGCCGGTGAGGCATCATGGCTGATGAACATGCAGGAGATGGGCACGGCGGTGCAATTCCGCCTGCCGGTCAAGCAGTTCATCCTCAACAATGAACGGCTCGGAATGGTGCGCCAGTGGCAGGAACTTTTGCACGGCGAGCGCTATTCGCACAGCTGGTCCGAGGCCCTGCCTGATTTTGTGAAGCTGGCCGAGGCGTTTGGCGCGAAGGGCATCCTTTGCTCCGACCCCGCCGATCTGGATGACGCGATCATGGAAATGGTCGAACATGACGGGCCGGTGATCTTTGATTGCCTCGTGACGCGGCATGAAAATTGCTTCCCGATGATCCCGTCGGGCAAGGCACATAACGAAATGCTTCTGGGCGAGGCCGATACCCAAGGCGTGATTGATGCCAAGGGCAGCGTGTTGGTCTAA
- a CDS encoding helix-turn-helix domain-containing protein, translating into MTRKGSSYQVDPASLRAIFGDNLRRLSADYPSVAGLCRDLGINRTQFNRYLTGESFPRPDVLHRMCTFFGVDARILLEPAETLRPAAFDLLGHPAVKGFFGGAPVEVPPELFPSGFYRFVRRSFLDDSQFVMGLVFVHREDGYTFLRGYEPRAALAKQGISVAAADREYRGIVMRQEEGIMVIVSHRNALSASFNFLAQETSFQQNIWEGYVTRTVREKINAPRAVRMVYEHLGHDMPRVLAEARLSGLVPLEALAPFHARLLRLDQPFR; encoded by the coding sequence ATGACGCGAAAAGGCAGCTCATATCAGGTAGACCCGGCCAGCCTGCGCGCCATTTTCGGGGATAACTTGCGCAGACTTAGTGCTGATTACCCGTCTGTGGCGGGGCTCTGCCGCGATCTCGGCATCAACCGTACGCAATTCAATCGCTACCTCACCGGCGAGAGCTTTCCGCGCCCCGACGTGTTGCACCGCATGTGCACGTTCTTTGGCGTCGATGCGCGCATCCTGTTGGAACCCGCCGAGACGCTGCGCCCCGCCGCTTTCGATCTGTTGGGCCACCCCGCCGTGAAAGGATTTTTCGGCGGCGCGCCCGTGGAGGTGCCCCCTGAGCTTTTCCCCAGCGGGTTCTACCGTTTCGTGCGGCGCAGTTTTCTCGATGACAGCCAGTTCGTCATGGGTCTGGTCTTTGTGCACCGCGAGGATGGCTACACCTTCCTGCGCGGATATGAGCCGCGCGCGGCCCTCGCCAAACAGGGGATTTCCGTGGCCGCAGCCGACCGTGAATATCGTGGGATTGTGATGCGTCAGGAAGAGGGCATCATGGTCATTGTGAGCCATCGCAACGCACTTTCGGCCTCGTTCAACTTCCTGGCGCAAGAAACCTCGTTTCAGCAAAATATCTGGGAAGGTTACGTCACCCGCACCGTGCGCGAGAAGATCAACGCGCCACGCGCCGTGCGGATGGTCTATGAGCATCTGGGCCACGACATGCCGCGCGTCCTTGCGGAGGCGCGCCTGTCGGGCCTTGTCCCGCTTGAGGCACTCGCCCCCTTCCACGCGCGACTTTTGCGACTGGATCAGCCCTTCCGCTAG
- the ilvN gene encoding acetolactate synthase small subunit encodes MSALKIKKGSNKHSAYNLRPTFSDVEEQHTLAVIVDNEAGVLARVIGLFSGRGYNIDSLTVAEIDHEGHRSRITIVTTGTPQVIEQIKTQLGRIIPVHEVHDLTVEGHSVERELALMKVEGAGDKRVEALRLADIFRANVVDSTLDSFVFEITGTSEKIDAFADLMRPLGLMDIARTGVAALPRGL; translated from the coding sequence ATGTCAGCTCTGAAAATCAAAAAAGGCTCGAACAAGCATTCGGCCTACAACCTACGCCCCACCTTCTCGGATGTGGAAGAACAGCATACACTCGCTGTGATCGTGGATAACGAGGCCGGGGTTTTGGCGCGCGTTATCGGGCTTTTTTCCGGGCGCGGCTACAATATTGACAGCCTGACCGTGGCCGAGATCGACCATGAGGGGCACCGCTCACGGATCACCATCGTGACAACAGGCACCCCGCAGGTGATCGAGCAGATCAAGACGCAGTTGGGCCGGATCATCCCCGTGCATGAGGTTCACGACCTCACCGTTGAGGGGCACTCAGTAGAGCGGGAATTGGCCTTGATGAAGGTTGAGGGTGCGGGTGACAAGCGGGTCGAGGCCTTGCGGCTGGCGGATATTTTCCGCGCCAATGTGGTGGACAGCACGCTCGACAGCTTTGTCTTCGAGATCACCGGTACATCCGAGAAGATCGACGCGTTTGCGGATCTGATGCGCCCATTGGGTTTGATGGACATTGCAAGAACGGGCGTGGCGGCCTTGCCTCGGGGGCTCTGA